AGCTTCACGAGGATGTACTTTGAGGGGCTCGAGTACCAGATGTCGTACCAAAAgtttggcgacgacgacatgttGCGGGAGGGCTtcaacgaggccgtcgacaagggcgagatccacttccgcatcgtcgacaagATGGCGTACGGCACCTACGGGgaggtcgtcctcgaggacggcgctGTCTACGTTCAGGTATGTTTTTCTTTTGGTTTTTGTTACTTCGACctgcggcggtggcagcggcagaTGTCGGATTATGACTCTCATGCTAATGACCGTCGACCAGGCCCGGGCTCATCACTTTGGCACCAATGTCAACTATGCGGCGGAGAAGCTTATTGACCAGCTTTGATGACGAGTTGGGGTGGAACGGGCGAGAAAAGACCTTTTATGTACACCAGCTATTACATATTCACCCAGGACAATTATCCCTGAAAAGAGTAAAATCTCTCTCTACCTTGATCTGTGACACCAGCGTTTGCCGCTCACGAGCGATCCGCACATGATCGTCTCAACAAAGGCGCCTAGAACACCGCCAACGATCGCGCCtcccgcgtcgccggcggtgaCGAGCCCTAGACTCAGCTCTCGATACGCCCGGTTTTCCCGTTCTTCTCTCACTCTAGCTAGGACGTTGATGTATAACGAGCCGCCCACAATGCCCACCAGGAAAGCcaggaagaaggccatgTGGGTGGATATGAGGAAGACGGCATTGAGGGACGCGACGACGGTCCACACGCTCAGAGCGACGAGGTGCAGCTTAAAACTCCGCAAGGGAAGGAAGGTGACTGATGACCGACCCAGCCAGGTGCCTAGATAGGCAGACATTCCGTAGGTGGTGTAGAAGTGAGAGAACGTCTCAAACGCAGACCCGTCCAGCGGCCTGGCGAGGCCAACCTGCAGCAGAGACAGGGACGCCGATGCCACGAAGAGCGGAAACATGTCCGACCGGGCCAGACCCCTGAGAACCCGATATTTCTTGGCGAACGCCTTGGGACTATCAGGCCTCGGTCTGCTTTCGCTCCATCCCAGAGACGACCgcccttcctcggcgccggcgtcgtcttggccagcttggtCCTTCTTTCGACCCCTCTTGGTCACATCCTGGGGCAGAAGAAGGAAATGGGCGATCAAGAGCACGGAAACAAGGTAGTATATGTACCCCGTGGCGCTCCGGAGGACCCTACCCTCGCCGTACGTCAGCAGGAAAGGCCACACGGCGTTCTCGAGCagcccggcgccggtgccgaagCCCCACCCGGCCAgtgccggccggccggcgtgCGCGGCCATGCCGAGACACGAGACCtcggtcgccgccgacgcgaCGGAGGCGAGAACTGTTGCGGCGACACggacgggggggaggacgtTGGGTGGcgcatcgtcggcgatgCGTTTGGAGACGAACCAGCAggccgcggcgacgaggggccGGATCCGGCACGGGATGCGGTGGATGACGAAGGGGAGCACCAGCTTGGTGAGGAGGACCGGGAGGAGTTCGACCAGGATGACGACATGTCGCGGGTAGGGGATGATGAGGTAGTTGGCGGCGTAGACGATGGATGGgaggatggtgttgacgagaccttttttattttttggCTCCTGTTAGTGATAAAGACATGGATTCCAGCTCGTGtcggggccgaggagacTTGTGGCCTACCTATCAACGCGAACCCCGAAAACACGCGAAATTCCTCAAGAGAGAAGTACGGCATGGCGGTTCGGTCTGGCCTCTTGACTGTAGCCGCCATCGCGAGAATTGAGTTTGCAGAGGTCAACGTTTCAACGACATGACCCCTCGCGGCGCGAGAATAGACACAAGACAGCCACGGGCTAccgatgctgctgctactactactaTTATTAGGTACATGCTCGTTCAAAAGCATCACAGAACCATCCAAAATACTACCAGAAGGGGGATTTTTTTCGGGATTCACTTGAATTTCATCAATCAATGGAAACAGAGCCCACGAACCACgtgctgtcgccgtcggggccAACCGAGCATGGATGGGCGGTTGACGGGacccggcgccgacgaatCGAACGCACCACGTGGGACGGATTCGGCGATTGATAGGGGATACAAGAGAGGCCATCTCGCCGGGCGCCCCATCAGATATCACGaacacagcagcagcatcaacatGTTTGACGACGATCTTGCCTTGTTTTGTCGCGTTGACTCTTGATTTCCCACCGACCTCGGTCAGTCAGATGCTTAGATCGTTCGCTGCTGTTGCGAGCGGAGGGCGCGACGAAGAAACCAACATCATGCATTGCATCGCCGGATTCCTTCGCAGTCCCTCCTCTGCGACCGTGAGCGCCAGCTAGCCATGGTTCCGCATCTTAACTTCTGGCGTCGGGGGGGCTCGAAGCCCAACGTTGAAATTCGCAGCGGGTTGTTGGATGGCGATGCGCAACGCCGTCCCCGGCACGCGACCGCGGCATCTGAACGGCTGCGCGCCGTGCTGAGATTCATAATGCCCGTCGTGCTCTTTACCGCCCTCGGTTATTTCCTGATGAGCCTCGTAAGTCCTCACCCTGCGTGATGGGCTCGTTATTCTGTCTGTCCTTCGCTGACCCGCCGCAGTTTCCGGATGAGACCAGACGGTTCTTCCAcggggatggcggcgccgagagggCCATCTCGCGGTCTCGTCTCGAGAGCCTCTCCAAATCGAACCATATCGATAGGggcggccctcggcggctcAGGCTCTTCATGCCCGCCGACGGGCCGAGCATCAACCTCTGCAAGACCGTCATGTCGGCCGTCGCGCTGGGATACCCGATGCCCACCCTTCTGAACTGGAACGGGGAGTTCAACAGGCCGGACTGGCACTTTGCCGGATCCCACATCGCCAAGTTGGAATCcctgctggccgccatcgaccaCCTGTACGAGcgagaggacggcgacgatgtgaacgaggacgacctcgttctcctcgtcgacgcctacGACGTCTGGTTCCAGCTACCCccctccgtcctcgtcgagcgctTCCACCAGCTCAACCGCAAAGCCGACGCCCGCGTGAGGAAGcagtgggaggagggcggcgggctcAAGCCGGGCTTCCCCGTGGCCCCGCCGACGCAGAGCGTCCTCGTCACCACGGCCAAGGACTGCCAGCCAGGCCGGGAGTCCGGGTCCGACCCGCGCTACGAGTACTGGCCGGACTCGCCCCTGGCCCCCGACTTCTACGGCAACGAGACCGACCGGGTGCTGCCGTACGTCTTAGACTCGGCCAGGAAGTACAAGAAGATCCGGCCCAGGTGCGTCAACAGCGGCATGATCATGGGAACCGTCCGTTCGCTCCGGGGCGCGCTGCGGAAGTGCagggccaaggtcgacgcggcggccgcgggcggGCGCCAGCTCTGGAGCGACCAGGCGCTACTGGCCGAGGTCATTGGGGACCAGGAGGTGTGGCGGCACTGGGTGCGCGGGTTGGCCCCGGAGTGGAACGGGTTCGTCTCCCGGGAGCGGCTGGGGGAGCTGCCGCGGGAGGTGCGGCGGATCGCGGACGCGGCCTTGGCCGGGGAGGAGTTCGAGTTCGGGATCGGGCTGGACTACGAGTTCGCCACGATTCCGCCGACGTGCTCCTCGGAAGACGACGGGTATTTCGTCCGgcttgacgacgccgagggcatTCGGAGAGCGTCGGACGAGGCCGGGGTgccgggcggcgaggtgccgggcggcgaggtgaGGGTCAAGGGCACCATCCCGCCCGAGCTGGAAcacgccgcgccgccgacgacgacgctccccgggcacgtcggcggcggctggggcaaCGTGTCCCTCTACACGGACTTCTTCTTCGGGACCTCGCCCGTGGGGATCCACCACAACGCCTACGTCTTCGGCCTGAAGGCGTGGAGGCTGGAGAACTGGTGGAACATGACCTGGTTCCACCCTCGTCTGCGGGAGCTGGTGACGGCGTCCCTGGGGTCGAACAGAAAGCTCGCGCTGCTCGCGAGGCTCCCCCTGGAGCCCGATGGCCGGGACGAGATGGTCTACTGGCCCTCCGACGAAgggccggccgaggcgggcgtCAGGGTCTTTGACGGGTCGAAGGAGGCGATGGGGTACTCGGCCATCGGGTGGGATGGGATCTGCCAGAAGGGGGACAGGAGCTGGTACGACGTGGTCTTCGGGGACGGCAAGGGGCCGCTGGCTGTGTAAAGGTGTCTGCCGTATGCATATTCCTGGGTCATTTACCGCAGGTGATCGATCCCCTTGTCTGCTCTCTAGGAGTTTCTCAACATGAAAGAAGAGCTTGAATTTGCTTGAATTTGGCTTGTCACATTATAACGACACAGGACGAGTAAGTGGCTGGCTGACGTTGTGAGAGCCACGCTCGTGTTGAACATCAGAAACCATACCCATCTCGGTGTCATTCGAAGAACACTGATGCTTGTTCTAGTATCGGTCAAGTTACAATTACCTCTATATATACTGTCTAAACTCCCGAGACAACGTTGCGCTCTATCGATCGCGGACGTATCGTGGGAGACAGAAAACTTATCTTAATGTTCTTCGCGGAGCACGTGCCTAACTTGCAACACATTTTACCAGAGGAGAGACTATGGAGGCTATTCTCATACGCTCTCGCAGCGTATAAGCCATTGGCCGGCCacccctctctctcatcacGCCTTTCCGCCCCGATACCCGCTCAGCGACACGCGGCAAGGGTACCCGTCGGTAGGGTGCGCGGCGCCCGACTCGACCATGAAGACCCTCTGGCCCCCGAGACCGCTCAGGTCAATCTTTTTGTCGCCATCCAGCTCGGCATAGCAGTCCCGGATGTCAAACTCCCTGACGACGCaggccagcacggcgcgcGTCTCCTTCATGACCAGCTGCTGGCCGACGCATAGTCGCGGGCCGTACTCGAAGACGCGCCAGCCGCCCTTGGGCGGGTACAGTTCGTGGGCCGGGTCCGTGACCAGCCAACGCTCGGGGAGGAACTCGTCCGGGCGGGCCCAGTATTTGGGGTTGCGGTGGATGACCCAGTGGAGCATgttgacggcgatgccgtcggTCGGGTAggcgttgccggcggcgtcgcggaggACCAGGTCGGCGCAGCCCTGGCGGATGGCGCCGGCAGGCGGGAACAGGCGCAGCGACTCCTTGATACAGGCGTTGGTGTAGGGCAGGGCGTTGAGCAGGGCCGGGTTCTCGGCGATCCTGGCCGGGGTCgaggcgaggtcggcgcccaggacgtcgtcgtgctcggcgCGGACGCGGGCAAGCACGGCGGGCCGCGAGGCGATGTTGTGCAGGCAGtagacgacggcggaggcggtcgagtcgtagccggcgaagaagaacaTGCGCATGTTGCGGgtcacgacggcgaggtagtcggcgtcgagctcggtgCGGCCGGCGTTCTGCGGCAGGGCGAGCCAGTTCTCGAGAGCGCAGTCGAGGACGGACTGGAAgctctcggccttgtcgcGGTTGTGGGCCCTGTTCTGCAGCAGGGTGCGGAAGCGGGCGCGGACCTGGCGCTTGATGTGGTTGTCGAGCACGCGGCCGCCGTTCCAAGTGCGGAAGAGCAGGACCGGgtcgacgcgggcgacgaggttcTCGGGCTTGTGGGCGGTGAACTTGAGGCGCAGCTGGCccttcatggcctcggcgagcggatggcggcgctTCTGGGTCTCGAGGCGCATGTTGAAGAGGGCCTCGCCGATCATGTCGGTGATGAGGTCCAGCATGAGCGGCTCGAGGCGGAAcatggcgccgtcggcggccttggctcGCAGGCGGTCCGTGAAGGTGGCGACgttgccgacgatgatgggtacggcggcggtgatgtTCTGGGCGCTGAAGCTCGGGCTGAAGAGGCCATGGAGGTGCTTCCACGGCCGACCGTTGGTGTCGAACTGGCTGGGCCCGCCGGTGATGGGGTGGAACCAGCCGGTCAGCATCGGGGGCTTGGcggagccggcgacgggGTGGTAGACGGTCTGGTGGGCCATGTCCGGGTCCATGACCATGAGCATGGGGTCGGCCATGGGCCAGGTGTCGACGTAGAaagcgccgccgtccttgaaGGGTTCGCCGAGCTTCGATAGCACGTAGTTGGCGTGGACACCGGCGGGGAGGCTGTCAAATGCCTTTTTCGCCTCGAGGAGGTTGCCGAAGAGGAAGCTGTGCGGGACGACGGGCtgacgatggtggtggtgtgagCAATGTGTGtatttgtgtgtgtgctcgTGTGCTTTCGTGCGTGCCACGCTCAAGAATCACTCACCAGTCCTTGTCTCCGCAGCTCGGCCATCTTACCGCGATGTTTCCTCAGGAGCTTGACGAAGTAGAGCAcggagccgacggcggccaccaGGACGGCCGCCGTGAGCGACCTGACGAAGACCCAGAGCACGCCGTCCATGTTGAGGGCGGTGTTGGGCATTGCCGTCGTTTCGTTTATCTGCTGCCGCGATGTTGCGGCCCTTGACTCGTCCCCGGATGACGAGCGGACGGAGGGGACGGAGGGGACGGAGGGGAGTGGGCGGGTTTAAACGGGATAAACGGGATTTGGTGTGCGGGAAGTTTGAATCAAATCGGCCGCGGATGAATGCCGCACATACAGAGTAAGACGCCCTTTTACCTAGACAAATTGGCCCTCCCCGATTCGTTGGAAATCAAAAACTTAATTACCTCCTCCGGGGTAGCCGGGGTCAGGGGTTAGTGACCTGATGAGCAGCCTGTAGTGTGCTGTATTCGTCACGCATTACGGTCAATTGATGAGCCCCAGTTGGTGAACAGGGGGTCGAATCCCCCTTAATGGGACTCACGACCGAAAATGAAAAGTGCTCACCAATGTAGGGCTGTTTGTGTCTCCCTTTatccttacgtccctctcAATCAACTTGAATTGTGCTTGTCTGATAATCTACTCCACATGATGCTTTTGCTGTCGCTTTGTCTTGTAACTGTATAGCCTCGCGCCAGGTTTGTTCTGTGAtgccttttttcccctcGCCCAGTTCATCTTGGTTTGCATATAATACAACAGTTTTCCCACAAATTCACCGGAACTCCAAACCCCCCCATAGAAGATGATGAACCCCCCACCTCCCAATCGTCGATACCGGAATGAGCAGGAATGCCTGCTCAATCATCTTCCTTAGCGTGGGAAGCTCGCGGACTCCCCGTATCCAATAGGTCGAGGCTAAGCGCTGCGTCTTCCCTGGCTGCAGACACACACGTACGTGGgcgagacgacgaagagagCAGGCTAAACAGACCTCGCCGGTACCAAATAGTCTTTGGGTATCAACAGCTTGCATGTATCCCGTATGATGCCATGCCCAGACATCATTGTGGTTTAAGGGACAATACCGGCCAGTCCGTCTTCTGGGGGCTCGGTGCTCTGCCCTGCTGCCCTGCTCAGGCTTTCGACGAACATCTTGACACGCCGGCCAAAGAGTAATATGTGAACGTAACGCAATGAATGACCTGGTACATCGTGCTCGTCCTCTACCTCGGCACGCCACCGGCAAGCCCAACGGCGACGGACGACGTCAAGAACTCTGTGTCGTTGTACGTCTGTTTACAACCCCTCGGCGGCTTGCCTTGGGCGAATCCGTGGCTGTAGGCCTCACCCAAGACGCTCATGTCCATCGAAGGGTTTTCGGGCCGCCCATCCCTGCGAATGACGATCAGGGAGGACGCGCGCGACATCTTCCacacctcgtcgccgacccGCGCTCGGTTGGGCACCAGTACAAGAGCTCCATGGTCCTGCGTCAGGGCGAGCCGGCGACTCTTGTCCTCGACAAAAGTCTCGAGGAAGGGAATatccgtctcggccgtggccgcgagCGGTCCGCTACCCGAGATGGCGTCGGTGAGCAGGTTcctgtcgtcgagggcccAGAACTGACGGAACGActccgggtcttcgcccgctccgacggcctgctcgaaGTCGACGAGCCCGCTCAAGCCGTTGAGGACGGGACTGAGGAACCTGCTGAAAGACTGGACGGTCTCGTGCCTGGTGAAGCCTTGCGGATGCCGGTCGGTGGTGGTCCTGCTGAGGCCATCCCCCGAGAGTGTCCGCATAAGGGTGTTCATGTGGTGTTCTTCATCCGGACTGGGCGAGCGCATCTTGTAGACGAGGGACAGGAGCTTGACGAGGGGCAGGAGCTCCTTCATGTGCGCCAGCTCGtccgagacggcgacgatggtgtcGACATAGGTGCCGCCCAGCTGCACGTGTTCTGACTGGAGGTCATCGACGCGCATGCCTTGGTCCAGTGTGAGGTTCATTGCGGTGGTCGGCATCAGAATGGATGTGATACCAGAGTGGGTTTGGTATGGACAAGTGGTGGTAGATGGGACACGACGACGTgatagaaggaggaggagataGAGCGAtggaaaaagagaaaaaagagatGGAGAGGGCAACAGGTGAGACATATATCATACACCCCAAGACAGGCCCAGGTTTGCCGTCACCATCCGCACTGGCGGGGCCAGAATGACCTGCGTGGACGTCTTGAGCAGCAGCCGAGCCCTGATGTTTCCCGAGTAGCCGGGATACTCGCTCAACGGCAACGGTTGGTGGAAGCGGCGTGGATACACTACACCCTACGGGTACGCTGCACACACACGGATGGATGACGGCGCGCTTGCGCTTGCTTGGTCCAGCCAAGTTCGCCAATCCAGCAGTCCGGAGAGAGTACAGAGTAAAGTTGGTTCGGTTGCGTAAACAAGCGGGTCTGCCGACTTGCAGAGGGTATGATGTGCGGGTTGATGTGGGCTTTGAAGCCGGGGCTGACGGGGCCAAGGGGAGCCACCATGTCATGCCGTATGGAGACGGCGAAAGCTTGACCGCTTCACTGACTGTACGGATGTCTGACTAGCTGTCTGATTTGTGCCGCGTGGGTATACGACCCGTCTTCTCTGAGAATCGAAACTGGTTGTCGGGGGTTCGCGCCGACTGACTTGGAGCTGGGAAGGCCCGGATCTTGGGGCCGCAGTGTCATACGATCTGATGCTAGGTAAAACTCCTGCGGCATCGAGATGCACGAGTCCACAGGGCAGCATTCAGAAATGATCTGCGTCCCACGCTGTGGTTCTGAAGCACTTCAGTAGGGGCGGGCTGGTTTTGAAGCTTGCAAAGAGAATCCATAATAACCAGAGAGGCATACGTCGTGGGGGGTTGGCAAGGGAGGCTAGGAGAGGAAACGAAAGGGGGCGGGTGGGATGCTGGTTCGAGGACACAAGATATTGATCGGCTTGGAGTGACGGGCGACATGTGTGATGGTCCATGGATGgtgtggatggatgatgtgtgtgtgggcgGGACAGGAATTCgggtgaggggagggggagggcagAGATGACGTCGGGGAGGTCCCGCTGCATTGGCATCTTAGCGACCCCAACCCCCGGTACGGGGCCATTTGGGAGGTATCCCGGCCGCCCCTGCTCGTCGCCCTAGCGCTTCAGAGTTCAAAGTTCAGGGTCTGCTCATCCAATCTTTTGGGACCGGAACAaaccctcgccctcgctctCACCCTCACTCTGACCCACTCCCTCACTCACTAATTACTCACTCAGTCCGGAAATGAGTGAGACTCACTCATGACTTCAAACTCACTTACAAACTCAGTTGCCCATGGCAGCATGAAATTCCTCCTGGCCTCTTCGTGACAACCTTACAGCAGCCTTTAGGAACCAGGATGGCGGGACCAACCAACACTCTCCGGCCAAACAACCTTTATCTGTTCCATGTGGCCGTTGATACGAGGTTCCCCATTCGTACGTAGGCAGGAATGCACTTACGATGTACTTCCACTCAGTCCCTTTGACGCTCTCCCTCCATCTCTGTGAGCCTTGTCTTAATCGGCGCTGATGTCAGCTTGTCTCTGATTCCGGCAAGCGGCACCATCAACAACCCGAGGAGTGTCACCGGCGATATTGATCTGCTATCCCGCGTTGATCATTCAtcccttcccccttttcacacacacatacacacgcaACACACTCCATCTCCCTCTCGTTCTCCCTGCCGGTCGACTGCAGACAACGCCTACTTGCAACCTTACACTGCCGGGAAACCACCAGCGACTACACTCCTCCGAGCACAAATCAGTACAATGGTCAAGGCCCTCATCATTATGGCTGACTACGGTCACGACCCCACAGGTATCATCAACCGGTCAACCTTGACCCGTCTCGTGCATCCAAACCCCCCGCCGCCAAGCCCTCCGTCAACGTCCTTTGACCTTGTCGTGCATCACACCATCCCCCACACTCTCCATGCTATACCCCCCGCCTCCATGTCTCCCTGTCTCCCTTGTGTGCCGGTTTACTTACCCCGTATGCTCGGTAGCCAACTCTGACCGCACCTTCGCTCGTCCCAACCCATGTGTTCCCTGCTGCCCCTCGAACCATCTCAACACCTTCGAACTCTCTCCCTGACTAGATCTGCGTCACGAACCCCGAAGCTAATCTGCCCCCCATCTTCCTCGCAGAGGTTGCAGTGCCCTACCAGGCTTTCAAGGATGCTGGATTCCATGTAAACTTTGCGACCGAGACGGGCAAAACGCCCCGGTGTGATAGTCGCATGCTCGAGGGCCTCTCTCAAAAATTGCTGGTACGAAACCCTCACTCCCAATGCGGAAACATTGCACAGCAATGTTGTCGTCCATCAACGGTTCCTCGACAACGGTTTATAGCATGAGCTTGCAGATGAATCGTCTCTGgtttctccttctccacgCGACGGCATTTCAGAACGAGTTCGGAGAGAAGCTGAAGCTGGGGCTGGAGCGGGATGGAACGTGGAGCAAAAGTTAATATGCTGCCTCTTGCAGGGTGCGGCAGCCTCCGTCATGAAGCTCTACGACGCCATGGTCGGGTCCTCGGAGATGCAGAGCCCGCTTTCCTGGACCTCCTCGGGcttcaccctcgacgacTTTGACGTCGTGCACATCCCCGGCGGCCACGACAAGGAAGTCAGGCAGCTCCTGGACTCGACTGCCGCCCAGGTGCTCCTCGCCAATTATTTccccaagaccaagaagccCGGACGAAAGGTCATCTCCGCCATCTGCCACGGcccgctgctgctctgcAACACAAAGGGTGACGACGGCAACAGCATCCTGTACCActgcacgacgacggccctcCCTGCCTTCTTCGAATCATCGGCCTATCACGGCACCAGGCTGTTTCTGGGCGACTACTACAAGACGTACGGCGCCGGTTCCGAGAGCGTCGAGGCTTCGGTGAGTGACTGAGTGTCGCACGACAGACGAGCCCGGTCCGCCTTTGACATCCGCGCCGAGTCACTGAACATCGTTAGATGCGCAAAGCAGTCAAGGATCCTAGCCAATTCAAGAGCAGCTGGATCCCC
The DNA window shown above is from Colletotrichum destructivum chromosome 2, complete sequence and carries:
- a CDS encoding Putative batten's disease protein Cln3, yielding MAATVKRPDRTAMPYFSLEEFRVFSGFALIGLVNTILPSIVYAANYLIIPYPRHVVILVELLPVLLTKLVLPFVIHRIPCRIRPLVAAACWFVSKRIADDAPPNVLPPVRVAATVLASVASAATEVSCLGMAAHAGRPALAGWGFGTGAGLLENAVWPFLLTYGEGRVLRSATGYIYYLVSVLLIAHFLLLPQDVTKRGRKKDQAGQDDAGAEEGRSSLGWSESRPRPDSPKAFAKKYRVLRGLARSDMFPLFVASASLSLLQVGLARPLDGSAFETFSHFYTTYGMSAYLGTWLGRSSVTFLPLRSFKLHLVALSVWTVVASLNAVFLISTHMAFFLAFLVGIVGGSLYINVLARVREERENRAYRELSLGLVTAGDAGGAIVGGVLGAFVETIMCGSLVSGKRWCHRSR
- a CDS encoding Putative class I glutamine amidotransferase, ThiJ/PfpI family; the protein is MVKALIIMADYGHDPTEVAVPYQAFKDAGFHVNFATETGKTPRCDSRMLEGLSQKLLGAAASVMKLYDAMVGSSEMQSPLSWTSSGFTLDDFDVVHIPGGHDKEVRQLLDSTAAQVLLANYFPKTKKPGRKVISAICHGPLLLCNTKGDDGNSILYHCTTTALPAFFESSAYHGTRLFLGDYYKTYGAGSESVEASMRKAVKDPSQFKSSWIPHKPFVVEDTEYNYVSARFPPDAAKMSEMTVNLVHLVQGFKGEDESVGL
- a CDS encoding Putative cytochrome P450 translates to MPNTALNMDGVLWVFVRSLTAAVLVAAVGSVLYFVKLLRKHRGKMAELRRQGLPVVPHSFLFGNLLEAKKAFDSLPAGVHANYVLSKLGEPFKDGGAFYVDTWPMADPMLMVMDPDMAHQTVYHPVAGSAKPPMLTGWFHPITGGPSQFDTNGRPWKHLHGLFSPSFSAQNITAAVPIIVGNVATFTDRLRAKAADGAMFRLEPLMLDLITDMIGEALFNMRLETQKRRHPLAEAMKGQLRLKFTAHKPENLVARVDPVLLFRTWNGGRVLDNHIKRQVRARFRTLLQNRAHNRDKAESFQSVLDCALENWLALPQNAGRTELDADYLAVVTRNMRMFFFAGYDSTASAVVYCLHNIASRPAVLARVRAEHDDVLGADLASTPARIAENPALLNALPYTNACIKESLRLFPPAGAIRQGCADLVLRDAAGNAYPTDGIAVNMLHWVIHRNPKYWARPDEFLPERWLVTDPAHELYPPKGGWRVFEYGPRLCVGQQLVMKETRAVLACVVREFDIRDCYAELDGDKKIDLSGLGGQRVFMVESGAAHPTDGYPCRVSLSGYRGGKA